From the Oceanispirochaeta sp. genome, the window CTTGATTCCTTAAATAGGGAATTTATGGGTTCCGGAATGATGGGAGGTTGGAGAAATGGCGGGAATTATACCGGCAGCATGATGGGGTATTGGAGTCCCTGGTTTTGGATTCTTGGTTTTTTTATACTAACCGCCATTGTTATCGTGACCATCCTACTTCTAAAGAAACGCCATCCCTCTGGTAGTTCAACTTTGAACCTGCTTAAAACCAGGTATGTGAACGGGCAAATCTCTCGGGAAGAATTTCAACAGATGAAAGAAGACTTAAAGTAAATTTAGGTGCTCCCGGATACTAAGGGAGTTTTCTGAGAATTGTTGCTGCGTATTCTCATCTATCAGCACCTTGAAGGTAACTTCTTCGACCCTATCTTTCACAAGTGACTAGGTTATAAAACCGTATGTACAGTTCACGACAATGTAATGTACTCAACTGGAACGTATTTCTACCACAGGAGTACTTCTGAATTTATACTTGAGAAATAATTTAACTTTCTTTCATTATCAGGATATGGAGAATTTCGTTCTTTCAGGTCCTAATTGAACAAAGCTAACTCAGAAGCCTTTTCTCGGTTTAACGGATCTGGAAATATTGTTCCTTGTATATAATAATGTCCATCTATATGATTTTTTTCCCTCTATCTCTATGAATCCAATAGAAACACAATGAACACCACTTTTATGTAGGGAGGCTTTCTATGTTACCTTCTATTTATTAGAAGATATCACTCTCTTCCTAGTTTGAATGACCAATGTTCCGGGGTCGTATTTATAGTAAATCCACTGCTAGCTGAGGTTTTGTTTTCTTTATGATCATACCAGTTCATTTTGGTATGATTGGGCTCATAATGTTACTCATTTTATTAATCCACTGTTATATATTTTGTATACTATTATTAAAATCTTTCAAGCCGGAAGATAAAAGCTTAGAATGAGAGAAAGGTTCTTAAGTCTACACAGAAATAACACTGGTTCTGTAAATTACTTAGGTATACCAGGAGTTTTTATGAAAGCACGCAAGATAACCGGCAAGGTTTTTTTATTGGGGTTTCTTGACTGGGATGCCCGTCTTTTTGACTCGCTCATACCCCTGCCTGATGGAACAAGTTACAACGCTTATCTTATTGAAGGAAGTGAAAAGACGGTTCTCATTGATACGGTTGAAACAGAATTCAAGGATGTCTTATTAGATCAACTAAAGGGAGTTAAAAAACTTGATTATCTTGTGTCACTTCACGCCGAACAGGATCACGCTGGAGCTATCCCATCAGTACTTGCAAAATATCCGGAGGCTAAGCTTATAACAAGTGTCAAAGCAAAGGATATGCTTATTGATCTATTGTTGATTTCTAAGGATAAAATCATCACTGTAGATGATGGAGAAACCCTTTCTCTGGGGGATAAAACACTCGAATTCATCTATACACCCTGGGTCCACTGGCCGGAAACCATGTGTGCCTACCTTAGAGAGGATAAAATACTATTCAGCTGTGATTTCTTTGGTTCTCATATCGCTACAACCGATGTCTATGTTACAGATGAAGGGCGTGTTTATGAGGCCGCAAAACGTTATTTTGCCGAAATTATGATGCCTTTTAACAAGATCATCATAAAAAATATAGATAAGGTTCTTGCTAAGGATCTCTCCATCATAGCCCCCAGTCATGGCCCTCTCTATCCAAAACCATCCTTTATTATTGATGCCTATAAAGATTGGTTGGGGAGTCCCGCACATAATAAGGTTGTTTTGCCCTATATTTCCATGCATGGCAGCACAAAAAAAATGGTTGACTATCTTGTGTCTTCTCTTGTTCAAAAAGGTATTACTGTTGAGCTGTTCAATCTTGCTGTCACAGACATCGGTAAGCTGGCAATCGCTCTTGTTGATGCTGGAACAATTGTCATCGGTACACCCACCGTTCTCTCCGGACCGCATCCCAATGTTGTTTACGGGGCCTATTTAGCGAATGCACTGCGTCCTAAAGCGAAGTTTATCTCTATCATAGGTTCTTATGGATGGGGAGGAAAAACCGTTGAGATCTTAGCTGGAATGATTCCCAATCTGAAGGTTGAGGTTTTAACTCCGGTTCTTACCAAAGGTTATCCTTTAGAAAATGATTTCAAAGCTCTGGAAGTTTTATCCGAAGAAATTGAAAAGAAACACATAGAACAGGGATTCAAATAAAAAGCAGTATTGAATCTTTGATTTAGAATGCCGACGGGGTTTTTCCCGTTGGCTTAACTCTCTTTGTGCTGTGTCTTATTTTCCTGATATTGTATGTCAATTTTAATATTGTTAGGGGGAGAATATGAAACCAAGAGGACAAAGTATTTTTCCCAGATACTGAACACTATTTTTCAGAAAAAGAGCTTGGTGAAATGAATAAATAGTTTTAGGGATTTTGACAGAAACATGATTCATGAAAAGTATGAAAACCTTTACCATACACTCTCCATGACTTTCAGCCCTGGTTGAATAAGACTCATTTTCTCTGGCATCGGTTATCCACATTATTTCTGTAGCAGTCTGCCCGAACATGGTTCTTGTCTCTTTCCACTTCAGACCAATCAGCTCATTCTCCTTCTGCTCCAGAATCTCTACCTTTTCAATACCTCTAATAAAGTTATTTGAGTTTTCTATATTAGTTATAAGCTTCCAAACTTTTTCTTTTGAACTGTTTATCCTAGTTTTAGATTGAATATTCATCAGTTTGTTACTCCTTATTAAAATATTAATATATTTGCTAATATTTCCGGTCAGATCTGAATTCCAGTGTAAATTTTCAACTAATATTGCATTGCCAGGGTATTATCGATTAAGTTTTTAATTATGAAATCATCATTCTTCCTCCTTATTACAGGAGTGTTGACTGCGGTCTTTTTTCTTTTTTCTCCTCAACAAAAGTCAACGGGAATTGAAACCTATGCTGAAAAAGAGGGAGAGCTCCTTTTACCACAAAAAAATGTGGCCATTGCTGTTCTGCAGCTCTCAGATGCTGGTTTAAGCTTTATTGATCCCGAACATATCATCAGGATGCGAGTTCTTCAGGATGATTTTATTTCGATGAAGGGTGTAACAAAAATCGAGTCCATCCTGAATGTTTCACGGGTCATCTCGGAAGGGGATGATATTGTCGTGTCCAGGGCAATCCCGGCAGAGAATCTTCTCGTCACCGAGGCATACCTTAAAAATCTCAGTAAAGAAATTCCTGAATTCCCCGAACTGTCACCCTATATCAGCAGTGATCTGGGTACTGCCCTTTTCTATATCTATTTCAGTAATAACACCGATCCCCGGGGAATCCATCAGGACCTGAAGAATCTGCAGCAAAAATGGAAAGATGAGATGCCCTTTGACTTTACAGGCCGGGCTCCCATAATTGCCGAAACAGAATCACTGCTCACAAAAGATATTGTTCTGTTCATACCCATTCTGTTCCTCATGGCCATCCTTATTTTTTCATTATTCAGGAACTTGAAAGCAGTTCTTGTATCGATGTTTTTGATTGTGCTTTCAATTGTTTTTGCCTATGGATTTCTTCGATTCCTGGGAATACAGGACAGCCCGCTCATTCTTCTGATCCCAGTCTTCTGTATTGGTCTTCTCAGTGATTATTTCATTCACTATTTCTATCATCGCTTTCATACTCCCATCAGTGATGGTCATAAAAGTCTGCGTAAACTTCTCATTTTTCCTCTCAGCCTCACGGCTCTGTCAACGATTACAGGGTTTCTTTCTCTCAGCCTGATCAACGGCTCAGGACACCTTCAACTCGGAGGCATCATGGCTGTTGCCGTCGTATTCACCTGGACCGCCGTCTTTTTCTGGATTGATTATCTGGAATTCCCGGCTCAGCAGAAGCAAATGTTTTCAGGGTTTCAGCGGGCTCAGGGGCGTCTTTTTGTTCAAATTGCAAAATACCGTTTCATCTTTTTCCTGGTGATCATTGCCGGCATACTCTGGGGAGGCAGTCAACTCTTTAATCTGTCCATAGAACCTTATCCCATTCAGCAACTTCCAGAAAAAAATACAATTAAAAAAGCGGATCGGGTCATTAATGATGATTTTTTCGGGACACTTCCCTTCTTTATTGAAGTGGATACGGGGGAGACAAATGGCCTTCTTAAAAAAGATACTCTCCTGAAACTCAATGAAATCCATCAGGAATTTGATGACAACAATGTGGGTTATGCCTTCTCGCTGCTCACAGTTCTCAAACGAATGAATTACTATTTTATGGGTTCTGAAGAGTCATTTCTGAGCAGTACCGAGTTTGATGATATTTTTGATGCCTTGAATGAGCAGTACCTGCTCTACTATTCCTCCAGTGTGGATCCTCTGGAATATGAATCACTCCTTGATAATTCATACCGCTATTTCTCTATCAAAGGGCTGCTGTACTATCAAAACCATGAGGATCTGAACCGCTTTATCAGTCTTCTGGAGGGGATTGAAAAAAGACTCCCCGAGGGCTGGTCTCTTTCAAATTACGGGATGGCGGCCCAATTAGTGGTAGAGCAGACTCATCTGAGGAATAACTGGGTTCTCTCATTTTTGAGCGGAAGTCTGCTCATCTTTATGACTGTTCTGATCTATTACCGAAAGCTTGGATTAGCCGTCCTGAGCCTCCTTCCCGGTGTGGTGAGCATGATCATCTCCTTCGGACTTATCAGCATTGCCGGAATAAGCATTGATGCCTTTTCCATCATCTTTGTAGCCATTATCACCGGTTTAGTCATTGATTACAGCATACATACCCTGATCGCTTTAGATCAGATTAAGGAAGTGGAGACACTGTCTCAGGGGTTCCGCAGGGTGATCGGATACAGCGGGATTCCTATTTTTTTGAGTTTTACAACCTCGGTCCTGTCCTTCTCCGTCTTGTTTCTCTCTTCCTTCAGCGGGGCAAGAATCTTGGGCTTTTTGCTCCTGAGTTCCCTTGTTCTTTCTTTTATCATGAGTCTATACTTGATACCGTTGATCATCCTGCCCTTACGATTAAAAAAGGAGAGCATAAATGCGTAAAATTATTTGTCTTTTTGTAATCACTGTTCTGACGGCTATCACGCTGCAGGCACAGAGTGTGCAGGAAATTCTGGACAGCTTTTCAAAATCTTTGGCTATTCCCACTATTCAGGGTTCATTTCAGGTCCAATTGATAGCAACGAGTGGTGACACCCGTGAAATCCAGGCCCGGGTGTACCAGCAGACTGTGGATGAATTTCAGAATAACCGTTTGTTCATCTTTGATTTTCCTCCCACAGTCCGGGGAACAGGACTCCTTATAAATGCCTATTTTGACGGGCGGGATAACAATATGTGGATTTATCTCCCTGCGGTCCGACGCATCAAGCGCATCGCCCTGGATAATTCGGGGGGAGGGTATTTTATGGGAAGCGATTTTACATACAATGACCTTATCAGCAATGCCTACAATAAATTGGAATTTGAAAGGCTGGAAGATCAGGTGATTGAAGGAAATGATTGCTATGTCGTCAAGGCCTGGGGTGCAAACCCCCGGGACCGGCAGGAACATGGGTATGGATATACAATATCTTATCATCGAAAAGATAATTATCTCATGATCAGACGGGATTTTTACGACTTGAGCGATCATTTATTAAAAATTTACACTACCGGAAACTTCCTGGATCTGTATCCCTATATCTATCCGACTGAAATCACAATGGAAAATGTTCAGACCGGGCATAAATCCATTTTGAGTGTGACAGATGTCAGTACCGATGAGATTCCAGACAGATATTTTACACCCCGGTTCCTCCAGAACAATTAAGGAAAAATCATGAAGAAAAGGCAGTTGTTTCTTCTCCTCTTATTGTTTCTCTTTACCCTCCAAGTATCCTCCCTGGATTTTCAATTTGTTTCTTTCATCGATTATTATGGAGGAATCGAACCGGCAACAGGGTATGAAACTCTGCGGGAACGGGCCTTTATGCGTCCCAAAGTGTTCGGTGCCAGTGAGGGCGGTCTCCTGGAATGGCAGGTGACGGCGAACTTCTGGGTCCAGCCTGCAGGTGATCCGGAAATGATCGATCCCTGGGATATACCAGGAGAGACATTTCTTTTTTTTCAAAGTGATAATTTTGATTTGACTCTGGGACAAAAGCTGGTAAGCTATGGTTATTCCGATGTTTATGGCCCGCTGAATGTCCTTCACAGTGCAAACAGGATTCTCCTCAGCGTTGATGATCCTTTTGACAACCGACGCCCCGATCCTCTCCTGCAGATACGGTATTTTCCGAATTTTGACAGCAGTATTGAATTGACCTATGTTCCCATCCCACGTCCAGACAAGGAACAATCAGACTCGGTTGTTCTGCCTGGCTCCAGTGATGTCATCCAATGGAGGGATGATCCTTTTATCAGTGAGAACCCTCACTCCTTCTTTCTGAATTATAGCCACTACGGCGAGAGAGTGGATCTGCAGTTCTTTTACGGTTGGTATACTGAGCAGACTCCCGACTTTGTTATTCCGGCAGCAGATTCTTCTCTGTCCACCGTGATCAAACCGGTCTATCATAAGAAACAGACCATGGGAGCTGCCTATTCTACGGATTTGGGAAATACGACACTGTCTCAGGATTTAGCTTTGAATCTTACAGAGAATCTGGATGGAAAGGATTTGGGCGGTCAGTACTCGGATATTACTCTCAATACTCAGCTCCTGGCCAATCTTCCCGGCGATATTCTCAGTCAGTTTAGCCTGGTCTACTCCTATTTCTTCAATTACAACCGTTATTCTCCTGGAATTGATCCGGATGCCGCGGATTATCTGGCAGGAGAGGTTCAGAACTTTCACAATCAGCCTTACGAGCAAATTGCATTTCTGGTGGGACACTTTGAAAAGAGTTTTTTAAGAGAAAAACTGAAATCCCAACTGAATGTGGGTTTCTTTTTCTCACCGGATATACTGTTGACGCCTCGATTAAGCTATGCCTTGAGTGATTATTGGAGTATTGATGCCGGGGCAGATATAACCCTGGGAGATCCGCCTGATCTCGATCTGCGCCGAAACCCTGTCAACGATAATTTCTATCTGAGAGTGCTTTTCCGTTATTAGAAATCAAGGACTGGGGAGCCCATTCTAAAAATCATCAGTTTTATTTTACCTCCGCCTGGAAGCCAATTATATGCTGGAGGACAATCTCAAAATTCTGAATGCTCTGGAAAAAATGAATCTCACTCAGATTAAGAA encodes:
- a CDS encoding FprA family A-type flavoprotein, with translation MRERFLSLHRNNTGSVNYLGIPGVFMKARKITGKVFLLGFLDWDARLFDSLIPLPDGTSYNAYLIEGSEKTVLIDTVETEFKDVLLDQLKGVKKLDYLVSLHAEQDHAGAIPSVLAKYPEAKLITSVKAKDMLIDLLLISKDKIITVDDGETLSLGDKTLEFIYTPWVHWPETMCAYLREDKILFSCDFFGSHIATTDVYVTDEGRVYEAAKRYFAEIMMPFNKIIIKNIDKVLAKDLSIIAPSHGPLYPKPSFIIDAYKDWLGSPAHNKVVLPYISMHGSTKKMVDYLVSSLVQKGITVELFNLAVTDIGKLAIALVDAGTIVIGTPTVLSGPHPNVVYGAYLANALRPKAKFISIIGSYGWGGKTVEILAGMIPNLKVEVLTPVLTKGYPLENDFKALEVLSEEIEKKHIEQGFK
- a CDS encoding SRPBCC family protein, producing MNIQSKTRINSSKEKVWKLITNIENSNNFIRGIEKVEILEQKENELIGLKWKETRTMFGQTATEIMWITDARENESYSTRAESHGECMVKVFILFMNHVSVKIPKTIYSFHQALFLKNSVQYLGKILCPLGFIFSP
- a CDS encoding outer membrane lipoprotein-sorting protein produces the protein MRKIICLFVITVLTAITLQAQSVQEILDSFSKSLAIPTIQGSFQVQLIATSGDTREIQARVYQQTVDEFQNNRLFIFDFPPTVRGTGLLINAYFDGRDNNMWIYLPAVRRIKRIALDNSGGGYFMGSDFTYNDLISNAYNKLEFERLEDQVIEGNDCYVVKAWGANPRDRQEHGYGYTISYHRKDNYLMIRRDFYDLSDHLLKIYTTGNFLDLYPYIYPTEITMENVQTGHKSILSVTDVSTDEIPDRYFTPRFLQNN